The following coding sequences lie in one Methanothermobacter sp. MT-2 genomic window:
- a CDS encoding probable ribosome biogenesis protein MTCT_0482 produces the protein MKIIVYHAEECDRKKCTSLKLARMGKLKIVTSIKRIPTGSIVLNPFAEKALSPTDKEQILKRGVAALDCSWKEVRRSSSIFAVKKYHRALPYLVAANPTNYGKPLILSTAEALAATFYIIGLKDIAVNIMSSFKWGPHFLDLNRELLEAYSKAKDSREVIKIQEEFIR, from the coding sequence ATGAAGATTATCGTATATCATGCAGAAGAATGTGACAGGAAAAAATGTACAAGCCTAAAACTGGCTAGGATGGGAAAACTTAAAATAGTAACAAGTATCAAAAGAATACCAACAGGTAGCATAGTGCTCAACCCGTTCGCAGAAAAAGCACTATCACCAACAGACAAAGAACAGATACTAAAAAGGGGAGTGGCGGCCCTAGACTGCTCATGGAAGGAAGTTAGGAGATCTTCGTCAATATTCGCAGTGAAGAAATATCATAGGGCGCTACCATATCTTGTAGCCGCCAACCCAACTAATTATGGCAAACCCCTAATATTGTCCACTGCAGAAGCCCTCGCAGCAACCTTTTATATAATCGGATTAAAAGATATAGCAGTCAATATAATGTCCTCATTCAAATGGGGTCCGCACTTCCTAGACCTCAACAGAGAACTATTAGAGGCATACTCCAAAGCCAAAGACAGTCGAGAAGTTATAAAAATCCAAGAAGAATTCATAAGGTGA
- a CDS encoding 50S ribosomal protein L40E — translation MAKFEVAEERIFNVKICFKCNARNPPNATRCRKCGYKGLRFKAKDPRG, via the coding sequence ATGGCAAAATTCGAAGTAGCAGAAGAGAGAATATTCAACGTCAAAATATGCTTCAAATGTAATGCTAGAAACCCGCCAAACGCTACAAGATGCAGAAAATGCGGCTATAAAGGTTTAAGGTTCAAAGCCAAGGATCCGAGAGGCTGA
- a CDS encoding amino acid permease-associated region codes for MRLRRALTLFDVVNLVIGTIVGADIYIVAAVGAGTLGPASILSWLIAGFMAIIIALVFAEASSLLPRVGGPYAYAKHVFGDFLGFVVGWSLWVSSWVAIAVFPVAFVSYLLHFIALDPIIQGFVKVVFIVSLTMINYKGVKLAGKVNDALTVLKLAPLFIFAIAGLIYFFMEPGVLVSNYVPFAPYGFGGLGSVVVLVFWAYVGFELVTVPSDEVIDPEKTIPKAIILGMVFIMLFYLITNFVILGVVPSKLLANSSAPLALAGYMLLGSSGAMIMTLGALFSISGSEEAGILSTARILYAMASDGLLPRIFASVHPRYKTPYVSLVFQNLTALLAALLGTATQLISISVFTLLFCYILTCISLPLLKKSRISVKAILGFLICVYLMINCSIDSIIWGLILTFIGIPLYLRHATHQTDIYVKRLARQLQDAILARRERRFLARFLRSMLNLIMKLKK; via the coding sequence ATGAGGCTTCGAAGGGCTCTCACATTATTTGATGTTGTGAACCTTGTCATTGGAACTATAGTCGGCGCCGATATTTATATAGTGGCTGCTGTCGGCGCCGGAACCCTTGGACCTGCATCCATTTTATCATGGCTTATAGCAGGGTTCATGGCGATTATAATAGCACTTGTATTTGCAGAGGCCTCATCCTTACTACCTAGGGTTGGGGGTCCTTATGCTTATGCTAAACATGTTTTCGGGGATTTTTTAGGTTTTGTTGTGGGTTGGTCTCTTTGGGTTTCGTCTTGGGTGGCTATAGCGGTTTTCCCAGTTGCATTTGTTTCATATTTGCTCCATTTTATTGCCTTGGATCCTATCATACAAGGCTTTGTTAAGGTTGTTTTCATAGTTTCTTTAACTATGATAAATTATAAGGGTGTGAAGTTGGCTGGTAAGGTTAATGATGCTTTAACTGTTTTGAAGCTCGCCCCACTTTTTATTTTTGCCATTGCGGGTTTGATCTATTTTTTCATGGAACCAGGCGTCCTAGTATCTAATTATGTGCCATTCGCACCCTATGGTTTCGGGGGTTTGGGTAGTGTTGTTGTTCTTGTTTTCTGGGCATATGTAGGTTTTGAACTTGTAACAGTACCATCTGATGAGGTTATAGACCCTGAGAAGACCATACCAAAGGCTATAATCCTTGGGATGGTATTTATCATGTTATTTTATCTTATCACGAATTTTGTTATATTAGGTGTTGTACCATCAAAGCTGCTTGCAAACAGTAGCGCGCCACTGGCACTTGCAGGTTACATGCTACTAGGATCCTCAGGGGCTATGATAATGACCCTAGGAGCCCTATTCTCAATATCGGGTTCTGAGGAGGCGGGTATACTCTCCACTGCCAGGATATTGTATGCTATGGCCTCTGATGGGCTTCTCCCAAGGATATTCGCCTCGGTGCATCCAAGGTATAAGACGCCCTATGTAAGTTTGGTTTTCCAGAACTTAACAGCTCTTCTAGCAGCACTTCTTGGAACCGCCACACAACTTATAAGTATTTCGGTGTTCACCCTACTATTCTGTTATATTTTAACTTGCATCTCATTACCATTACTTAAAAAAAGTAGGATCTCTGTTAAGGCTATCCTAGGATTTTTGATTTGTGTCTATCTTATGATTAACTGTTCTATTGATTCTATCATCTGGGGTTTGATTTTAACCTTTATTGGAATCCCATTATATCTTAGGCATGCAACCCATCAAACCGACATTTATGTGAAGAGGCTGGCAAGACAATTACAAGATGCTATATTGGCTAGGAGGGAGAGAAGGTTTCTTGCAAGGTTTCTAAGGTCAATGCTAAACCTTATAATGAAACTGAAAAAATAA
- a CDS encoding deoxyribonuclease has protein sequence MDITITDNHIHVDHINGEGPVKVAEKFHHAGGKRMIIPNKPTWTMKKPFNFKEAMDLVIKYAEKINSKTSVKAYPIVGVHPAELSRLIESGKTIQEAEELVKRGLEYAQKLVIKGEAIGIGEIGRPHYPVEEKEWEAHNRILLYALELAREADCPVQLHTESSTPIQFREFSKMADKANMKRYKVIKHFSGPYVSEDENYGLTPSLIASRDVIKKALERGNRFLMETDYLDDLGRPGAVLGPKTVPRRTREFLEKGFMSLEDAHKIHEDNFMKVYGF, from the coding sequence ATGGACATCACCATAACAGACAACCACATACACGTAGACCATATCAACGGCGAAGGACCTGTCAAAGTGGCTGAAAAATTCCATCATGCCGGCGGCAAAAGAATGATAATACCCAACAAGCCAACCTGGACCATGAAAAAACCATTCAATTTCAAAGAAGCCATGGACCTTGTTATAAAATATGCTGAAAAGATAAATTCCAAGACAAGTGTAAAAGCCTACCCCATCGTGGGAGTACACCCAGCAGAACTTTCAAGGCTTATAGAATCTGGTAAAACAATCCAAGAAGCCGAAGAACTCGTTAAAAGAGGGCTTGAATATGCCCAGAAACTCGTAATAAAAGGGGAAGCTATAGGTATAGGTGAAATTGGAAGACCACACTATCCAGTAGAAGAAAAAGAATGGGAAGCGCACAACAGAATACTATTATATGCCCTGGAACTTGCAAGGGAAGCTGACTGCCCAGTACAACTCCATACTGAAAGTTCAACCCCAATACAATTCAGAGAATTTTCAAAGATGGCTGATAAAGCTAATATGAAAAGATACAAGGTTATAAAGCATTTTTCAGGTCCATATGTTAGTGAGGATGAGAATTACGGGCTCACACCATCACTGATAGCTTCACGTGACGTTATAAAAAAGGCCCTTGAGAGGGGTAACCGGTTCCTCATGGAAACAGACTACTTGGATGATCTGGGCAGGCCAGGAGCAGTATTGGGTCCGAAGACTGTCCCGAGACGTACAAGAGAATTCCTTGAAAAGGGTTTTATGAGCTTGGAGGACGCCCATAAGATCCATGAAGATAATTTTATGAAAGTTTATGGGTTTTAG
- a CDS encoding PHP domain protein, whose protein sequence is MKNALVAKILNRVADFLEMEEETFKVKAYRKAAHTIQLLPIDIKEYAKKRKLTELPGIGENIAEKIEEILKTGKLSYLEKLEKEYPIDMDSLLAIEGIGPKTIKTLYEKLKIQNLEDLEYHAKKGNLQKIKGIGEKKEKRILQSIKFVQSTLGRKPIAYIEPIAQYIKSILEEHPKTEKVEIAGSIRRGKETIGDIDLLTITQNPEKIIEHFTSLKIANETIAKGPKKAIIRLEDGVECELRTFKKEEFGAALLYFTGSMEFNIELRKLAQSKSMKLNEYGLYKNKKKIASKTEKEIFKTLGLEYIQPELRENNGEIEAAAQGKLPKLIKENQIKGDLHIHTIWSDGTETIKDIAKAAQNLQYEYIAITDHSSSLKITGGLNEEKLQRQIEEIDKLNLKTQILKGIEANIRLDGRLDIPDDILTKLDIVIASIHSPGREDMTERIIAAIENKHVHIIGHPTGRKLFKRDEYPLNLDRIFEEAAKTGTILEINANPIRLDIRDIYIKRAIEYGCKLAINSDAHRLTDLHNIKWGVKTARRGWATPKDIINTRNLKEIRKFLK, encoded by the coding sequence ATGAAAAACGCACTAGTCGCTAAAATCCTGAACAGGGTAGCTGACTTCCTAGAAATGGAAGAAGAAACATTCAAAGTTAAAGCCTACAGAAAAGCAGCCCACACAATCCAACTATTACCAATAGACATAAAAGAATACGCCAAAAAAAGAAAACTAACAGAACTGCCAGGAATAGGGGAAAACATAGCAGAAAAAATAGAAGAAATACTAAAAACAGGCAAACTATCCTACCTAGAAAAACTAGAAAAAGAATACCCCATAGACATGGACAGCCTACTCGCAATAGAAGGAATAGGCCCCAAAACAATAAAAACACTCTATGAAAAACTCAAAATCCAAAACCTAGAAGACCTAGAATACCACGCCAAAAAAGGCAACCTCCAAAAAATAAAAGGAATAGGAGAAAAAAAAGAAAAAAGAATACTCCAAAGCATCAAATTCGTCCAATCAACACTGGGAAGAAAACCAATAGCCTACATAGAACCCATAGCACAATACATAAAATCCATACTAGAAGAACACCCAAAAACAGAAAAAGTAGAAATAGCCGGATCCATAAGAAGAGGAAAAGAAACAATAGGAGACATAGACCTACTCACAATAACACAAAACCCAGAAAAAATCATAGAACACTTCACATCCCTAAAAATAGCCAATGAAACAATAGCCAAAGGCCCCAAGAAGGCCATAATACGTCTAGAAGATGGAGTTGAATGTGAACTACGCACCTTCAAGAAAGAAGAATTCGGCGCAGCCCTACTATACTTCACAGGATCAATGGAATTCAACATAGAACTTCGAAAACTAGCACAGTCAAAATCAATGAAACTAAACGAATACGGACTATACAAAAACAAGAAAAAAATAGCATCAAAAACAGAAAAAGAAATCTTCAAAACCCTAGGACTAGAATACATCCAACCAGAACTTCGAGAAAACAACGGAGAAATAGAAGCCGCAGCCCAGGGAAAACTCCCAAAACTCATAAAAGAAAACCAAATCAAAGGAGATCTCCACATCCACACCATATGGAGCGACGGCACCGAAACCATAAAAGACATTGCAAAAGCCGCCCAAAACCTACAATACGAATATATAGCAATCACAGACCACAGCAGCTCCCTAAAAATCACAGGAGGCCTCAACGAGGAAAAACTCCAAAGACAAATAGAAGAAATAGACAAACTAAACCTTAAAACACAGATCCTCAAGGGTATAGAAGCCAACATAAGATTAGACGGCCGCCTAGACATCCCAGATGACATACTAACAAAACTAGACATTGTAATAGCAAGCATACACTCACCCGGAAGGGAAGACATGACAGAAAGAATAATCGCAGCCATAGAAAACAAACATGTACATATCATAGGACACCCCACCGGAAGAAAACTATTCAAAAGAGACGAATACCCCCTAAACCTCGACAGAATATTCGAAGAAGCAGCCAAAACAGGCACAATACTCGAAATAAACGCCAACCCAATCCGCCTAGACATCAGAGACATTTACATAAAAAGGGCCATAGAATACGGATGCAAACTCGCAATAAACAGTGACGCTCACAGACTCACAGACCTACACAACATAAAATGGGGTGTTAAAACAGCAAGAAGAGGATGGGCCACACCCAAAGACATAATAAACACGAGGAACCTAAAGGAAATCAGAAAATTTCTAAAATAA
- a CDS encoding metallophosphoesterase: MYRFAHLADCHLGAHRYTELKRLEIESFERAIKRSIDSKVDFILISGDLFHSNIPNMEVVKEVAKILKGLKEAKIPVYVCYGSHDYSPTRTSMIDVFESAGLLKRVDKIRREEKGYTLDFTADPVTGAKLTGISARRMSMEIEQFRYLDRGPLEAEEGFKIFLFHSAITEFKPAHLSEVESIPLNLFPQGFDYYAGGHLHERIEKYEEDYGLIVYPGPLFGSYATDLEANANGKQRGFYIIEFDDTIQSTNFMPLDFVKYAYFEYDVTGKGSQEAMDDIISKLQVYDVEDKLVMVKILGELSSGKTADIDPLRIRNLLMEMGALHVNINRHGLKRRERRRIRVRFDQDASKIEESLFKENRENLDVLRECDVDVAKELLDVLKRDKEPNERRIDYEDGMFRDALRVLSLDKSLGDLL, encoded by the coding sequence ATGTATAGATTCGCTCATTTAGCAGACTGTCACCTTGGGGCGCATAGATACACAGAACTTAAAAGGCTAGAAATTGAAAGTTTTGAAAGGGCCATCAAGAGGTCCATCGATTCAAAGGTTGATTTTATCCTAATATCAGGGGATCTATTCCATTCTAACATACCCAATATGGAAGTTGTCAAGGAAGTCGCTAAAATATTAAAAGGTCTCAAAGAGGCTAAAATACCAGTATATGTATGTTATGGGAGTCATGATTACAGTCCAACCAGAACATCAATGATCGACGTGTTTGAAAGCGCGGGTTTACTAAAAAGGGTGGACAAGATCCGCCGAGAAGAAAAAGGGTATACTCTTGATTTTACCGCAGACCCGGTGACCGGGGCGAAACTTACAGGTATATCAGCCCGTAGAATGAGCATGGAAATAGAACAGTTCAGATACCTTGACAGGGGCCCATTAGAAGCCGAGGAAGGGTTTAAGATATTCCTTTTTCATAGTGCCATAACAGAATTTAAACCAGCACATCTTTCAGAGGTGGAATCCATCCCATTAAACCTTTTCCCCCAAGGCTTTGATTATTATGCAGGGGGTCACCTACATGAGAGGATAGAAAAATATGAAGAAGATTATGGTCTGATAGTCTATCCTGGGCCATTGTTTGGATCATATGCAACTGATCTTGAAGCAAATGCCAATGGCAAACAGCGGGGATTTTATATTATAGAATTTGATGATACTATCCAGAGTACGAATTTTATGCCATTGGATTTTGTTAAATATGCCTATTTTGAATATGATGTTACAGGTAAAGGTTCCCAGGAGGCTATGGATGATATAATTTCCAAGCTACAAGTTTATGATGTTGAGGATAAACTCGTTATGGTGAAGATTTTGGGGGAGCTTTCATCAGGTAAAACAGCCGATATAGACCCTTTAAGGATAAGGAATCTGCTCATGGAGATGGGAGCTTTACATGTTAACATAAACCGGCATGGCCTCAAGCGCCGTGAAAGACGTCGGATAAGGGTTAGGTTTGATCAGGATGCTTCAAAGATTGAAGAGAGTCTTTTCAAGGAGAACAGGGAAAACTTGGATGTTCTCAGAGAGTGTGATGTTGATGTTGCCAAGGAACTTTTGGATGTTTTGAAGCGGGATAAGGAACCTAATGAGCGCAGAATAGATTATGAGGATGGGATGTTTCGTGATGCTCTTCGTGTATTGTCACTTGATAAGTCCCTAGGTGATCTTTTATGA
- a CDS encoding magnesium chelatase subunit ChlI translates to MKNLIFPFTAIVGQEKVKKALILNAINPSIGGVLIRGDKGTGKTTAVRALADLLPSIKTVKGCPFNCNPEDEDSLCQLCRSKDIEVEEKKMRVVELPLGSTEDRVVGSLDIKKALKEGIKALEPGILAEANRNILYVDEINLLDDHLVDVLLDAAAYGVNYVEREGISISHPSRFILVGTMNPAEGELRPQLADRIGLHINVETIQDIKERVKIMERREKFEENPEKFRKEFEKEQEQLLKRIIKARRILPKVKIDKKLLELIARICVNVGVDGHRADIAILKTAKTLASYNGRTRVMPEDLEEAVELVLGERIPEKSYARQDVKRQIQRAKTEMEQEEAGEAIEGEAVGGENPPPDEKGPGESRQPSLGSADLKMTSNPQERTPQEEEVEIDLKKLMKFKGKKNRRLYGSRVESKTEKGKYVKSKMLKGKSKDIAIDATLRAAALKSKNTIKIEPEDLREKIRKHGARAAITLVVDISGSMFTDQKAAKIRNILNKIIQDAQRHKDKISIIGFKGRKAEVIIPTTKRAQSFQQKVDNIKVGGTTPMAHGIKKGLEILKEEKKKEEYVPVMLILSDGMPNVGMKGRPIQDVMELGRELNKNEIHTIVINFERKFQQGRNINMELAMLSGGRYYDLDQLNDPSLAIPQIMDYERNQF, encoded by the coding sequence GTGAAGAATTTGATTTTCCCATTCACGGCAATAGTAGGACAAGAAAAGGTTAAAAAGGCCCTAATATTAAATGCTATAAACCCATCCATAGGTGGGGTTTTGATAAGGGGCGATAAAGGCACGGGTAAGACAACAGCAGTCAGGGCCTTGGCAGATCTGCTACCATCCATAAAAACAGTGAAAGGGTGTCCATTCAATTGCAACCCTGAGGATGAGGATTCTCTCTGCCAACTATGCAGATCAAAGGACATAGAAGTTGAAGAGAAAAAGATGAGGGTGGTGGAACTACCACTAGGATCAACAGAAGACAGGGTTGTCGGATCACTAGACATAAAAAAAGCCCTGAAAGAGGGTATAAAAGCCCTTGAACCAGGAATACTCGCAGAAGCAAACAGAAACATACTCTATGTTGACGAAATAAACCTCCTAGACGACCACCTTGTAGACGTTCTACTTGACGCAGCAGCCTACGGCGTAAACTATGTTGAAAGAGAAGGAATCTCAATATCACACCCATCCAGGTTTATACTGGTTGGTACAATGAACCCGGCAGAGGGAGAACTAAGACCGCAACTAGCAGACCGCATAGGCCTACACATTAACGTGGAAACAATCCAGGACATCAAAGAAAGAGTAAAGATCATGGAACGCAGAGAAAAATTCGAAGAAAACCCAGAAAAGTTCAGGAAAGAATTCGAAAAAGAACAGGAACAGCTCCTAAAAAGGATAATAAAAGCAAGAAGAATACTACCAAAAGTCAAGATAGACAAGAAACTCCTAGAACTCATCGCAAGGATATGTGTTAACGTGGGCGTTGACGGTCACAGAGCAGACATAGCCATACTAAAAACTGCAAAGACACTAGCATCATACAATGGCAGGACACGGGTCATGCCAGAAGACCTTGAAGAAGCAGTTGAACTCGTACTAGGAGAAAGAATACCAGAAAAATCCTACGCCCGCCAAGACGTGAAAAGACAAATACAAAGGGCTAAAACGGAAATGGAACAAGAAGAAGCAGGGGAAGCCATCGAAGGCGAGGCAGTTGGGGGTGAGAACCCCCCGCCGGATGAAAAAGGTCCTGGGGAGAGCAGACAACCAAGCCTAGGCTCAGCGGACCTGAAAATGACATCCAACCCACAGGAGAGAACACCCCAAGAAGAAGAAGTTGAAATAGACTTGAAAAAACTCATGAAATTCAAAGGGAAAAAAAACAGGAGACTCTACGGTAGCAGAGTAGAATCAAAAACAGAAAAAGGAAAATATGTTAAAAGCAAAATGTTAAAAGGAAAATCAAAAGACATAGCCATAGACGCAACCCTAAGAGCAGCAGCCCTAAAATCAAAAAACACCATAAAAATAGAACCAGAAGACCTCCGCGAAAAAATAAGAAAACATGGTGCAAGAGCAGCCATAACACTAGTAGTAGACATAAGCGGATCCATGTTCACAGACCAAAAAGCAGCCAAGATAAGAAACATACTAAACAAGATAATACAAGATGCCCAACGCCACAAAGACAAAATAAGCATCATAGGATTCAAAGGAAGAAAAGCGGAAGTAATAATACCCACAACCAAAAGAGCCCAATCATTCCAACAAAAAGTAGACAACATCAAAGTAGGCGGCACAACACCCATGGCCCACGGAATAAAAAAAGGACTAGAAATACTTAAAGAAGAAAAGAAAAAAGAAGAATACGTGCCAGTAATGCTCATATTAAGTGATGGGATGCCCAACGTCGGCATGAAAGGCAGACCAATCCAAGACGTCATGGAACTCGGAAGAGAACTCAACAAAAACGAAATACACACCATAGTAATAAACTTCGAAAGGAAATTCCAACAAGGCCGCAACATAAACATGGAACTTGCAATGCTATCAGGCGGAAGATACTATGACCTCGACCAGCTAAACGACCCCTCACTTGCAATACCCCAAATAATGGACTATGAAAGAAACCAATTTTAA
- a CDS encoding geranylgeranylglyceryl phosphate synthase → MKVEDYFNKILKERKIHLTLIDPEEQTPQEALKIAKAAVQGGSDGIMLGGSTTDGLELEATAKTLKENLKVPIILFPGNISGVTGYADAIFFMSLLNSTNPYWIIGAQALAAPTIKKMDIEPLPMGYLVIEPGGTVGWVGDAKLIPRNKPDIAAAYAMAAELLGMRLFYLEAGSGAEKPVPAKMIKRVKKSTNLTLIVGGGIRTEKDARRAAKAGADIIVTGTIVEDATNIQEKITEIVKAINL, encoded by the coding sequence ATGAAAGTCGAAGATTACTTTAATAAAATTCTCAAGGAGAGAAAAATCCACCTCACCCTAATCGACCCAGAGGAACAAACACCACAAGAAGCCCTGAAGATAGCTAAAGCCGCGGTCCAAGGAGGATCGGATGGTATAATGCTCGGAGGATCCACAACAGACGGTCTGGAACTAGAAGCCACGGCAAAAACGCTTAAAGAAAACCTTAAAGTTCCGATAATATTATTCCCTGGTAACATTTCAGGCGTCACAGGATACGCTGACGCCATATTCTTCATGAGCCTCCTGAACTCCACAAACCCATACTGGATAATAGGAGCCCAAGCACTAGCCGCACCCACCATAAAAAAAATGGACATAGAACCCCTACCAATGGGATACCTTGTAATAGAACCAGGAGGCACAGTAGGATGGGTTGGAGACGCCAAACTCATCCCAAGAAACAAACCAGACATAGCAGCAGCCTATGCAATGGCAGCAGAACTACTCGGCATGAGACTATTCTACCTAGAAGCAGGATCAGGAGCCGAAAAACCAGTCCCAGCAAAGATGATAAAAAGGGTGAAAAAATCCACAAACCTAACACTCATAGTAGGCGGCGGTATAAGAACAGAAAAAGACGCTAGAAGAGCAGCCAAAGCCGGAGCAGACATAATAGTAACAGGGACAATAGTAGAAGACGCCACGAACATCCAGGAAAAGATAACAGAAATAGTGAAAGCCATAAACCTTTAA
- a CDS encoding predicted ATPase — protein MDPIGQIIGGETSKIFIREKSGSKIELGDLLVAEEDDNSYSILQVKDLVYHSQIPQIMRELASGLQLEGHGSHMEFLDEKLRNYIIAEAKTILQIQDDEPQLPKTLPGFFNRIRRIKDDDLNFLMKEKIENPLYLGNVRSGSKELKTKIHVDAKEAIPHHILIPATTGRGKSNLVKVMLWEIMNIENIGMLVLDPHDEYYGRNETGLKNHPNQEKLRYYTPETSKVEGMAYSLNINLKSIRPEHFDGIVEFTSAQKDAIKLYHNKFEENWIQKIIIEENENQEGTKEKVSPSTISVLQRKFDNILGIYKEEDRLESRGGVFTTDAGDSTIKDIIKSLENGEIVIIDTSRLMGEAELLVGSIIVGALFNKYQKYKAEGKLEEKPIIGIVIEEAPRVLGKEVIERQGHNIYSTIAREGRKFNIGLVAITQLVTLIPRTILANMNTKIILGNEMSQERAEIIASASQDLSDDNRAIASLDRGEAIVTSIFTKFAVPVKIPLFEEHVKDKISETKKKPPLLSPEDL, from the coding sequence ATGGATCCCATAGGACAAATCATAGGAGGAGAAACCTCAAAGATCTTCATAAGAGAAAAAAGCGGTTCAAAAATAGAATTAGGAGACCTGTTAGTCGCGGAAGAGGATGATAACAGCTACAGCATCCTACAAGTAAAAGATCTGGTTTATCATTCACAGATACCCCAGATCATGAGGGAACTCGCCTCAGGACTACAACTTGAAGGTCACGGCTCACACATGGAATTCCTAGATGAAAAACTTAGAAACTATATAATTGCAGAAGCCAAAACCATACTCCAAATACAAGACGATGAACCACAATTACCCAAAACCCTCCCAGGCTTCTTCAACCGCATAAGACGCATAAAAGACGACGACCTCAACTTCCTAATGAAAGAAAAAATAGAAAACCCACTCTACCTTGGTAATGTGAGAAGCGGCTCCAAAGAACTTAAAACAAAAATACACGTTGATGCCAAAGAAGCAATACCACACCATATCCTAATACCAGCAACAACAGGAAGAGGAAAAAGCAACCTAGTCAAGGTCATGCTCTGGGAAATCATGAACATAGAAAACATAGGCATGCTAGTCCTCGACCCACACGACGAATACTATGGCAGAAACGAAACAGGACTAAAGAACCATCCAAACCAAGAAAAACTTAGATATTATACTCCTGAGACTTCAAAGGTTGAAGGCATGGCATATTCCCTTAACATAAACCTTAAATCCATAAGACCAGAACATTTTGATGGTATAGTCGAATTTACAAGCGCACAAAAGGATGCAATAAAACTTTACCATAACAAGTTCGAAGAGAACTGGATACAAAAAATTATAATAGAAGAAAACGAGAACCAGGAAGGAACCAAGGAAAAGGTAAGTCCCAGCACGATCAGCGTCCTTCAGAGAAAATTCGATAACATACTCGGCATTTACAAAGAAGAAGACCGATTAGAATCTCGTGGAGGTGTGTTCACAACAGACGCTGGGGATTCAACCATCAAAGATATTATAAAATCCCTAGAAAATGGTGAAATCGTTATAATAGACACCTCACGGCTTATGGGCGAAGCAGAATTACTAGTAGGCAGCATAATCGTCGGAGCATTATTCAACAAATACCAGAAGTACAAAGCAGAAGGGAAATTAGAAGAGAAACCCATAATCGGTATAGTGATCGAAGAAGCCCCAAGAGTCCTCGGCAAAGAAGTCATAGAAAGACAAGGCCATAACATTTACAGTACAATAGCAAGAGAAGGCCGGAAATTCAACATTGGACTCGTGGCCATAACACAACTTGTAACTTTAATCCCCAGGACAATACTTGCGAATATGAACACAAAGATAATCCTGGGAAATGAGATGTCACAGGAAAGGGCCGAGATCATAGCAAGCGCATCACAAGACTTATCAGATGATAACCGGGCAATAGCAAGTCTTGACAGGGGAGAGGCTATAGTGACTAGCATATTCACAAAATTCGCAGTACCCGTCAAAATACCGCTCTTCGAAGAACATGTCAAAGACAAAATAAGCGAAACGAAGAAGAAACCTCCACTCCTATCTCCAGAGGACCTATAA